One window from the genome of Buchnera aphidicola (Macrosiphoniella sanborni) encodes:
- the lipB gene encoding lipoyl(octanoyl) transferase LipB — protein sequence MQQKIIFFQNLGIQNYLDILKRMNNFTISRNLYTFDEIWFVEHYPIFTQGLSNKKDNILFFSKIPIVNSDRGGKITYHGPGQQILYVLIDLRRRKISVRELIDMLQKIVIETLNYFSISACTNKKMPGVYVNEKKICSLGLRIKKGSTLHGLALNVNMNLTPFNYINPCGEPEMKMTQVQEFNKEVKMIDIRNILIKKLTEYLQVVILKKKYETKIIHYFTK from the coding sequence GTGCAACAAAAAATTATATTCTTTCAAAATTTAGGTATTCAAAATTATTTAGATATTCTTAAAAGAATGAATAATTTTACAATATCACGTAATTTATATACCTTTGATGAAATTTGGTTTGTTGAACATTATCCTATTTTTACTCAAGGATTATCAAATAAAAAAGATAATATACTTTTTTTTAGTAAAATTCCTATAGTTAATTCTGATAGAGGAGGAAAAATCACATATCATGGACCTGGACAACAAATATTATATGTCTTAATTGACTTAAGACGTCGTAAAATAAGTGTACGTGAATTGATTGATATGTTACAAAAAATAGTAATAGAAACTCTAAATTATTTTTCTATTTCTGCATGTACTAATAAAAAAATGCCAGGTGTGTATGTAAACGAAAAAAAAATATGTTCTCTAGGATTAAGAATAAAAAAAGGATCAACCTTACATGGTTTAGCACTAAATGTTAATATGAATTTAACACCATTTAATTATATTAATCCTTGCGGAGAACCTGAGATGAAAATGACGCAAGTACAAGAGTTTAATAAAGAAGTTAAAATGATAGATATAAGAAATATATTAATTAAAAAATTAACTGAATATTTACAGGTTGTTATATTAAAAAAAAAATATGAAACTAAAATTATTCATTATTTTACAAAATAA
- the lipA gene encoding lipoyl synthase, giving the protein MNKNYKIIKKIKKPNWIKIKIPINTERIYHIKSTLRKNNLYSVCEEAQCPNLSECFNNGTATFMILGSICTRNCPFCAVQHGIPNSVNIEEPKKLSSAIFDMKINYVVITSVVRDDLYDGGAQHFVDCIRSIRDKNTVKIEILVPDFRGRIKLILNIFHKGLPDVFNHNIENVPRIYKKIRPGANYKKSLLLLESFKNTYSHIPTKSGFMLGLGEKDSEITQVMKDLHSSGVELLTVGQYLQPSVNHLPVQRYISPLEFENIKNEALSIGFSNAFCGPFVRSSYHASFQSPISIKKL; this is encoded by the coding sequence ATGAATAAAAATTATAAAATAATAAAAAAAATAAAAAAACCAAATTGGATTAAGATTAAAATACCGATTAATACAGAACGCATATATCATATAAAAAGTACTTTACGGAAAAATAATTTATATTCAGTTTGTGAAGAAGCACAATGTCCAAATTTATCAGAATGTTTTAATAATGGTACAGCAACATTTATGATTCTTGGATCAATATGTACTAGAAATTGTCCTTTTTGTGCAGTACAACACGGTATACCTAATTCTGTAAATATAGAAGAGCCTAAAAAATTATCTAGTGCTATTTTTGATATGAAAATTAATTATGTAGTTATTACATCAGTTGTACGTGATGATTTATATGATGGTGGGGCTCAACATTTTGTTGATTGTATTAGATCAATTCGGGATAAAAATACTGTAAAAATTGAAATATTAGTACCTGATTTTCGTGGAAGAATTAAGTTAATTTTAAATATTTTTCATAAAGGATTACCAGATGTTTTTAATCATAATATCGAAAATGTACCTCGTATATATAAAAAAATTCGTCCCGGAGCAAATTATAAAAAATCTCTATTATTATTAGAATCATTTAAAAATACATATTCTCATATACCAACAAAATCAGGATTTATGTTAGGTTTAGGTGAAAAAGATTCCGAAATTACTCAAGTTATGAAAGATCTTCATTCTAGTGGCGTTGAATTATTAACAGTAGGTCAATATCTTCAACCAAGTGTGAATCATCTACCAGTACAACGTTATATATCACCTCTCGAATTTGAAAATATTAAAAATGAAGCTTTATCTATTGGTTTTTCTAATGCTTTTTGTGGTCCTTTTGTTCGTTCATCTTATCATGCTAGTTTTCAATCACCTATATCGATTAAGAAATTATGA
- the pyrF gene encoding orotidine-5'-phosphate decarboxylase, whose protein sequence is MLNPNLLKIPKIIIALDFCNKKSAMKLVDLLNPSIYYLKIGKEMFTILGCKFIKELHKMGFNIFLDLKFHDIPNTVFNATKAAADLGIWMLSVHASGGKKMLISAKKALKPFKKNSPLLIAVTALTSLKEEELKEIGIHISLTEYILKLSKLSNECGLDGIVCPGKEAKRIKFLFGNQYKIITPGIRISKDSLYDQNNIITPKEAKELEIDYIVIGRSITMSKNPIKKLDLIIKSMQ, encoded by the coding sequence GTGTTGAATCCTAATTTATTAAAAATACCAAAAATTATTATTGCATTAGATTTTTGTAATAAAAAGTCAGCTATGAAATTAGTAGATCTTCTCAATCCATCTATATATTATTTAAAAATTGGAAAAGAAATGTTTACTATTTTGGGCTGTAAATTTATTAAAGAATTACATAAAATGGGATTTAACATATTTCTTGATTTAAAATTTCATGATATTCCAAACACTGTTTTTAATGCTACAAAAGCAGCTGCAGATTTAGGAATATGGATGTTAAGTGTTCATGCTTCTGGTGGCAAAAAAATGTTAATTTCTGCAAAAAAAGCATTAAAACCGTTTAAGAAAAATTCACCTTTATTAATAGCTGTTACAGCATTAACTAGTCTAAAAGAAGAAGAATTAAAAGAAATTGGAATTCATATTTCATTAACAGAATATATTTTAAAATTATCTAAATTATCTAATGAATGTGGTCTAGATGGAATAGTTTGTCCAGGAAAAGAAGCAAAAAGAATTAAATTTTTATTTGGAAATCAATATAAAATTATTACACCAGGTATTAGAATTTCGAAAGATTCATTATATGATCAAAACAATATTATTACTCCTAAAGAAGCAAAAGAATTAGAAATAGATTACATTGTGATAGGTCGTTCTATCACTATGTCAAAAAATCCGATTAAAAAATTAGATTTAATTATTAAATCTATGCAATAA
- the ribA gene encoding GTP cyclohydrolase II, with amino-acid sequence MQLIEKSILPTPWGNFFIFGFEENKNGKNHIALVYGDIQKNIPILSRVHSECLTGDALFSLRCDCGAQLEMSMKRIAKEGNGVLIYHRQEGRNIGLLNKIKAYALQDKGLDTVQANQKLGFSADERDFSSCASIFTLLNINKIRLLTNNPFKVQMLRNAGINIVERIPLITKKNSKNAYYLKTKSEKMGHLL; translated from the coding sequence ATGCAGTTAATTGAAAAATCTATATTACCTACTCCTTGGGGAAATTTTTTTATATTTGGTTTTGAAGAAAATAAGAATGGTAAAAATCATATTGCTCTCGTATACGGAGATATTCAGAAAAATATACCTATTTTATCTAGAGTACATTCAGAATGTCTCACAGGAGATGCTTTGTTTAGTCTACGTTGTGATTGTGGAGCTCAATTGGAAATGTCTATGAAAAGAATTGCAAAAGAAGGCAATGGAGTGTTAATTTATCATCGTCAAGAAGGAAGAAATATTGGTCTTCTTAATAAAATAAAAGCATATGCTTTACAAGATAAAGGATTAGATACAGTTCAAGCTAATCAAAAGTTAGGTTTTTCTGCAGATGAACGAGATTTTTCTTCATGTGCTAGTATTTTTACCTTATTAAATATTAACAAAATTCGTTTGTTAACAAACAATCCGTTTAAAGTGCAAATGCTTCGTAATGCTGGAATTAATATAGTTGAAAGGATTCCTCTTATCACAAAAAAAAATTCTAAAAATGCTTATTATTTAAAAACTAAATCCGAGAAAATGGGACATTTATTATAA
- the cls gene encoding cardiolipin synthase, producing the protein MNIFYNLIKYFLFLTYWLLIANITFRVLMKRRSIPVSMSWLLTIYIIPFIGISIWFFFGELYLGKRQKKIANKIWSISNQWLNELKLCQHIFQKQNSEVADSLFQLCKHRQGISGIKSNKVELLSNTKKTMQILIRDIYLARRNIEMVFYIWKPGGIADDVAIALIDSAQRGIHCRLMLDSAGSIEFFQSPWFNIMKKAGIQVVAALKFSLSRIFLRRIDVRQHRKIVLIDNYITYSGSMNLVDPDLFKKSSNIGQWIDLMIRIEGPIASAIGIIYSCDWEIETGCKILPQLPNNNILKNEFNKKSSVQVIASGPGFPKNMIHQALLTTIYSAKHELIMTTPYLVPSEDLLQAICTAAQRGVNVSIIIPLDHDSILVKWASRVFFSELLEAGVKIYQFKKGLLHSKSILVDQQLSLIGSVNLDMRSLWLNFEITLVIDDSHFGNNLFAVQNQYILDSQLLDKKIWSMRSYWTRILEKIFYFLSPLL; encoded by the coding sequence ATGAATATTTTCTATAATTTAATAAAATACTTTTTATTTTTAACATATTGGTTATTGATTGCTAATATTACTTTTCGAGTTTTAATGAAACGTCGTAGTATACCAGTTTCTATGTCATGGCTTTTAACAATTTATATTATACCCTTTATTGGAATTTCTATCTGGTTTTTTTTTGGTGAATTATATTTAGGAAAAAGACAAAAAAAAATTGCAAATAAAATTTGGTCTATCTCTAATCAATGGCTAAATGAACTTAAGTTATGTCAACATATTTTTCAAAAACAAAACAGTGAAGTAGCTGATTCATTATTTCAATTATGTAAACATAGACAAGGCATATCCGGTATTAAAAGCAATAAAGTTGAATTGTTAAGTAATACTAAAAAAACTATGCAAATACTTATACGTGATATTTATTTAGCACGTAGAAATATTGAAATGGTATTTTATATTTGGAAACCAGGTGGAATAGCAGATGATGTTGCAATAGCTCTTATTGATTCAGCACAACGAGGGATACATTGTAGATTAATGCTTGATTCTGCAGGAAGTATTGAATTTTTTCAAAGCCCTTGGTTTAATATTATGAAAAAAGCTGGAATTCAAGTAGTAGCAGCTCTTAAATTTAGTTTATCACGTATCTTTTTAAGACGTATTGACGTAAGACAACATCGAAAAATTGTATTAATTGATAATTATATTACTTATTCTGGCAGTATGAATCTTGTAGATCCTGATTTATTTAAAAAGTCTTCTAATATAGGTCAATGGATTGATTTAATGATAAGAATAGAAGGTCCAATTGCGTCTGCTATAGGAATAATTTATTCTTGCGATTGGGAAATAGAAACAGGTTGTAAAATTTTGCCACAATTACCTAATAATAATATTTTAAAAAACGAATTCAATAAAAAATCTAGTGTACAAGTAATTGCCTCTGGGCCAGGTTTTCCTAAAAATATGATCCATCAAGCATTATTAACTACTATTTATTCTGCTAAACATGAATTAATTATGACAACTCCTTATTTAGTTCCAAGTGAAGATTTATTACAAGCAATCTGTACTGCTGCTCAAAGAGGAGTTAACGTTAGTATTATTATTCCTTTAGATCATGATTCTATTCTAGTAAAATGGGCTAGTAGAGTTTTTTTTAGTGAATTATTAGAAGCAGGTGTAAAAATTTATCAATTTAAAAAAGGATTATTGCATAGTAAAAGTATACTAGTAGATCAACAATTAAGTTTAATTGGATCTGTGAATTTAGATATGAGAAGTCTTTGGTTAAATTTTGAAATTACTTTAGTTATTGATGACAGTCATTTTGGAAACAATTTATTTGCTGTACAAAATCAATACATTTTAGATTCTCAATTATTAGATAAAAAAATTTGGTCAATGAGATCTTATTGGACTAGAATTCTTGAAAAAATATTTTATTTTTTAAGTCCATTATTGTAA
- the yciA gene encoding acyl-CoA thioester hydrolase YciA: protein MLENNKLPQGIIVLKTLSMPSNTNSNGDIFGGWIMSQMDIGGAILAKEISGGKVVTVRVNNLNFLKSISVGDIVTCYGRCIEIGKSSIKINIAIWIKKIHSKPLGQYYCAAEAEFIYVAIDDTGKPRELLPMSII from the coding sequence ATGCTAGAAAACAATAAATTACCACAAGGCATAATAGTTCTAAAAACGCTTTCTATGCCTTCAAATACTAATTCTAATGGAGATATATTTGGTGGTTGGATTATGTCTCAAATGGACATCGGTGGAGCAATACTAGCAAAAGAAATTTCAGGTGGAAAAGTTGTTACAGTTAGAGTAAATAATCTTAATTTTTTAAAATCTATATCAGTTGGTGATATTGTCACGTGTTATGGACGCTGCATTGAAATTGGTAAAAGTTCTATTAAAATTAATATAGCAATATGGATTAAAAAAATTCATTCTAAACCATTAGGTCAATATTACTGTGCTGCAGAAGCAGAATTTATTTATGTAGCTATTGATGATACAGGAAAACCTCGCGAATTATTACCTATGAGTATTATTTAA
- a CDS encoding septation protein A: MKPILNILQMFIFFICYKFYDIFIASGSLIITSGLICVFYWIIYNEIDKINLFSFFMVSFFSFLTIFFHNSQFIKWKITIIYTIFSIILLISQLFTEKPILQRFLEKDIKISDISWYKINIFWSAFFLFCACLNIYIALYFSEQTWVIFKVFGCTILIFFLILITAIYINYIKLKKK, from the coding sequence ATGAAACCAATTTTAAATATATTACAAATGTTTATATTTTTTATTTGTTATAAATTTTATGATATTTTTATAGCGTCTGGTTCTTTAATTATTACATCAGGATTAATATGTGTTTTTTATTGGATTATTTATAATGAAATCGATAAAATTAATTTATTTAGTTTTTTTATGGTTTCATTTTTTAGTTTTTTGACAATATTTTTTCATAATTCTCAGTTTATAAAATGGAAAATAACAATCATTTACACTATTTTTTCAATTATATTGTTAATTAGTCAATTATTCACAGAAAAACCAATACTGCAAAGATTTTTAGAAAAAGATATAAAAATATCTGATATTAGTTGGTATAAAATTAATATTTTTTGGTCTGCATTTTTTTTATTTTGTGCATGTTTAAATATTTACATAGCATTATATTTTTCAGAACAAACTTGGGTCATATTTAAAGTATTTGGATGTACTATTTTAATATTTTTTTTAATTTTAATAACTGCTATTTATATAAATTATATAAAATTAAAAAAGAAATAA
- a CDS encoding YciC family protein — MQITVSELYHDTCYFFCKQIRIIVFIAVLVTFLNVLMDMFFTPDIHISSIIENNNFISTNSLLDLINNMNLHQKYALFKYSILKIMILLISKTILLGSIIILISNLSKNKRESIISLIYSFFSFAPSLFILNFLNVIMIQLGFVLLIIPGILLSIILPLSPIILFFKKYSLIDSIRISIDLSWKNVKLIGPAVLFWMLSKFFLTILFSHIYILNKNIEFLILNISLNILFSVLIIYLFRFYMISLRFKN, encoded by the coding sequence ATGCAAATTACGGTAAGTGAATTATATCATGATACGTGCTATTTTTTTTGTAAACAAATAAGAATTATTGTTTTTATCGCTGTATTAGTTACATTTCTCAATGTTTTAATGGATATGTTTTTTACACCTGACATCCATATTTCTTCTATAATAGAAAACAATAATTTTATTAGTACTAATTCATTATTAGATTTAATTAATAATATGAATTTACATCAAAAATATGCATTATTCAAATATTCTATACTTAAGATTATGATATTACTAATAAGTAAAACAATATTATTAGGTAGTATTATTATTTTAATTTCAAATTTATCAAAAAATAAAAGAGAATCAATTATATCATTAATATATTCTTTTTTTTCTTTCGCACCTAGTTTATTTATATTAAATTTCTTAAACGTAATCATGATACAATTAGGTTTCGTATTATTAATTATTCCAGGGATATTATTATCAATAATATTACCTTTATCCCCTATTATTTTATTTTTTAAAAAATATAGTCTAATAGATTCTATTCGTATTAGTATAGATTTATCTTGGAAGAATGTTAAATTAATAGGTCCGGCTGTTTTATTTTGGATGTTATCAAAGTTTTTTTTGACAATATTATTTTCACATATATACATTTTAAATAAAAATATTGAATTTTTAATTTTAAATATAAGTCTAAATATATTATTTTCTGTTCTTATTATATACTTATTTCGATTTTATATGATTTCTTTGCGTTTTAAAAATTGA
- the trpA gene encoding tryptophan synthase subunit alpha yields the protein MNRYQKMFKKLTSLKEGCFVPFIVLGDPSLEISIKIINILIDHGADALEIGIPFSDPLADGPTIQKANLRALSNNQTFLDYFNVLKKIRNKNKNIPIGILIYANLIYNQGINNFYEQCLNSGVDSVLIADVPIEESKIFYNIANQYHIDSIFVCPPDADNNFLYQLSLYAQAYIYVLSRSGVTGINNQQSALSRDFIKRIKKYNSIPLLQGFGISNSIQIQKAISSGLSGVICGSAIINIIEKYLNEEHHMIKKIKKTTRLFKLATKI from the coding sequence ATGAATCGATATCAAAAAATGTTTAAGAAATTAACTTCTTTAAAAGAAGGCTGTTTTGTTCCATTTATAGTTCTAGGCGATCCTTCTTTAGAAATTTCAATAAAAATTATTAATATTTTAATTGATCATGGTGCAGATGCTTTAGAAATTGGTATTCCATTTTCAGATCCATTAGCAGATGGACCAACTATTCAAAAAGCAAATTTACGTGCTTTATCTAATAACCAAACTTTTTTAGACTATTTTAATGTTTTAAAAAAAATACGTAATAAAAATAAAAATATACCCATTGGTATTTTAATATATGCTAATCTTATATATAATCAAGGTATTAATAATTTTTATGAACAATGTTTAAATTCTGGTGTGGATTCAGTTCTTATAGCTGATGTTCCTATTGAAGAATCAAAAATTTTTTATAATATTGCCAATCAATATCATATTGATTCTATTTTTGTTTGTCCTCCAGATGCAGATAATAATTTTTTATATCAGCTTTCTTTATATGCACAAGCATATATCTATGTATTATCTCGTTCTGGAGTTACTGGGATAAACAATCAACAATCAGCTTTATCTAGAGATTTTATAAAAAGAATAAAAAAATATAATTCGATTCCTTTATTACAAGGTTTTGGAATTTCGAATTCTATACAAATTCAAAAAGCAATATCCTCTGGTTTATCTGGGGTAATATGTGGTTCAGCTATTATAAATATTATTGAAAAATATTTGAATGAAGAACATCACATGATAAAAAAAATAAAAAAAACTACTAGATTATTCAAACTAGCTACTAAGATATAG
- the trpB gene encoding tryptophan synthase subunit beta — translation MTLLDSYFGEFGGMYVPQILMPALLELEKNFVSAQRDSDFKKQLHDLLKNFAGRPTPLTLCKNLTKGTKTRLYLKREDLLHGGAHKTNQVLGQALLAIRMKKKEIIAETGAGQHGVATAIACALLNLKCRIYMGVKDVQRQHPNVFRMQLMGAEVISVTNGSGTLKDACNEALRDWSDTYNKSYYMIGTAAGPHPYPTIVREFQRIIGKETKKQIFKYEKKSPDSIIACVGGGSNAIGIFSDFINDKVNLIGVEPAGYGIKTGKHGAPLTHGRPGIYFGMKSHLMQNKEGQIQESWSISAGLDFPSVGPEHAWLNSINRVKYVSITDEEAISAFQILCKQEGIIPALESSHALAYALKLIHAEPTKKQILIVNLSGRGDKDIFTIHDILTKKEKNNESISKNV, via the coding sequence ATGACGCTGCTCGATTCTTACTTTGGTGAATTTGGAGGTATGTACGTCCCACAAATATTAATGCCAGCTTTACTTGAATTAGAAAAAAATTTTGTTTCTGCTCAAAGAGATTCTGACTTTAAAAAACAACTTCATGATTTATTAAAAAATTTTGCTGGTAGGCCTACTCCATTAACTTTATGTAAAAATCTAACTAAAGGTACAAAAACACGCTTATATCTTAAACGAGAAGATTTATTACATGGAGGTGCACATAAAACAAATCAAGTATTAGGACAAGCTCTTTTAGCTATTAGAATGAAAAAAAAAGAAATTATTGCAGAAACTGGTGCTGGACAACATGGTGTAGCTACTGCAATTGCTTGTGCATTATTAAATTTAAAATGCAGGATTTATATGGGAGTTAAAGACGTTCAAAGACAACATCCTAATGTATTTCGAATGCAATTAATGGGAGCAGAAGTAATATCAGTGACAAATGGTTCAGGTACATTAAAAGATGCATGTAATGAAGCATTACGAGATTGGTCAGATACTTATAACAAATCTTATTATATGATTGGTACTGCAGCTGGACCACATCCTTATCCTACTATTGTTCGTGAATTTCAAAGAATTATCGGTAAAGAAACAAAAAAACAAATTTTTAAATATGAAAAAAAATCACCAGATTCAATAATTGCATGTGTAGGAGGAGGATCTAATGCAATTGGTATTTTTTCAGATTTTATAAATGATAAAGTTAATTTAATTGGTGTAGAACCAGCTGGTTACGGAATTAAAACAGGAAAACATGGTGCACCATTAACACATGGTAGACCGGGAATTTATTTTGGAATGAAATCACATTTAATGCAAAATAAAGAAGGACAAATTCAAGAATCTTGGTCAATCTCAGCAGGTTTAGATTTTCCATCAGTTGGTCCTGAACATGCTTGGTTGAATAGTATTAATCGTGTTAAATATGTATCAATTACTGATGAAGAAGCTATAAGTGCATTTCAAATATTATGTAAACAAGAAGGTATTATTCCTGCTTTAGAATCTTCTCATGCTTTAGCATATGCATTAAAATTAATACATGCTGAACCTACAAAAAAACAAATTTTAATTGTTAATTTATCTGGTCGAGGTGATAAAGACATTTTTACTATTCATGATATTTTAACAAAAAAAGAGAAGAATAATGAATCGATATCAAAAAATGTTTAA
- the trpCF gene encoding bifunctional indole-3-glycerol-phosphate synthase TrpC/phosphoribosylanthranilate isomerase TrpF, which yields MQETILNKIIKDKYDWIVFRKKKQPLVGFQHQINKNTRNFYNALKQKKPSFILEYKKKSPSLGIIRNNFDLIKISNIYKKYASAVSILTDEKYFDGDFKFINIVKEYITQPILCKDFFIDIYQVYLARYYNADAILLMLSVLDDIKYQELSTVAKKLNMSILTEVNNLNELKRALKLNADIIGINNRNLHDLSIDLNRTRTLAPLIPNNKIIISESGIIKYHQVRELSKFVNSFLIGSHLMSKKNLDIAVRSTILGNNKVCGLTRDIDVTYVEKYGAIYGGLIFVKHSLRYINEKIAKKIIVNSQLRYIGVFQNTEIQLIIRIAQELCLYAIQLHGNEDQKYINKLRKLLSPEIKIWKAYSIKSILPQRNFKNVNMYIFDSSFGGSNKSFNWSILNKNVFDNVILAGGININNVIQASLLNCSGLDFNSGVEISPGIKDVKKIKLIFNKLRYY from the coding sequence TGTTTTTAGAAAAAAAAAACAACCTTTAGTTGGTTTTCAACATCAAATTAATAAAAACACACGAAATTTTTATAATGCTTTAAAACAAAAAAAACCATCTTTTATCTTAGAATATAAAAAAAAATCACCGTCTTTAGGAATTATTAGAAATAATTTTGATTTAATTAAAATATCTAATATCTATAAAAAATATGCTTCTGCTGTTTCAATTTTAACAGATGAGAAGTATTTTGATGGAGATTTTAAATTTATTAATATAGTAAAAGAATATATTACTCAACCTATTTTATGTAAAGATTTTTTTATTGATATATATCAAGTTTATTTAGCTAGATATTATAATGCAGATGCTATTTTATTGATGTTATCTGTATTAGATGATATAAAATATCAAGAGTTATCTACAGTTGCAAAAAAATTAAATATGAGCATATTAACTGAAGTAAATAATTTAAATGAATTAAAACGTGCTCTGAAATTAAATGCTGATATTATTGGTATTAATAATCGTAATTTACATGATTTATCAATTGATTTAAATCGTACTCGTACACTAGCTCCTTTAATACCAAATAATAAGATTATAATAAGTGAATCTGGTATTATTAAATATCATCAAGTTAGAGAACTGAGTAAATTTGTAAATAGTTTTTTGATTGGTTCCCATTTGATGTCTAAAAAAAATTTAGATATCGCAGTACGTTCTACAATATTAGGAAATAATAAAGTTTGTGGACTAACCCGGGATATTGATGTTACATATGTTGAAAAATATGGAGCAATTTATGGCGGTTTAATTTTTGTAAAACATTCCTTACGTTATATAAATGAAAAAATTGCAAAAAAAATTATTGTTAATAGTCAATTAAGGTACATTGGTGTATTTCAAAACACAGAAATACAACTTATCATAAGAATTGCACAAGAACTTTGTTTATATGCAATTCAATTACATGGTAATGAAGATCAGAAATATATTAATAAATTAAGAAAATTACTGTCTCCAGAAATTAAAATATGGAAAGCTTACTCTATTAAATCAATACTTCCTCAACGTAATTTCAAGAATGTAAATATGTATATATTTGATTCTTCTTTTGGTGGAAGTAACAAGTCTTTTAATTGGTCTATTTTAAATAAAAATGTTTTTGATAATGTTATTTTAGCTGGAGGAATTAACATAAATAATGTTATTCAAGCATCTTTACTAAATTGTTCAGGTTTAGATTTTAATTCAGGTGTAGAAATATCTCCAGGTATTAAAGATGTAAAAAAAATTAAATTAATTTTTAATAAATTACGATATTATTAA